Below is a window of Thermodesulfobium sp. 4217-1 DNA.
AAAGACTGATTTCTACCAATATCTGGACCTAAAAATCTTTTTTCCAGAGATCCTGTTGGAGAAAATATATACAAGGTTAAAGAACTGCCAAAATAGAAATGCCACACTTCATCAGACTTTAGTCTGTGCAATGCTGAAAATTGATCGTGGTCTAATAAAAAATATATTAATGTAAATAGAGGTCTGTTAATATTTATGCCATTTACAAATGAGCCATCCAACATTAGTTCTGATTTGTAAGTTTGACGATAATAGCCGCCTTCAGGATGTGGCTTCAAATTTAAATGTTCAATCCAATATCTTGCGTTATATCTCTTTTCCATCTCATCCGCCACCTTAAATCTATCACTTTTAATTTTAAAACTTAAAATTAAATAAATACTAAGCTTGTGATACATTTTATCAGAAAAAATATATAATTATTGTTAACAAATTTGTAAAGGGGGAAATGATGCTATTTAGATTTGTAATAATATTGTTTTTATTTTTTATTTCGATTGATTTTTGCCAATGTTCTAAAGCTTATGCTCTTACATTTGTAAATTATTATACCGATTCGTACAACGATACTTTCTCGTATACAAAGGAGGGCATCGAAGTTATTCCTGATGGGAAAATGAAGATTTCTGTTGTAGAAGAATATTCATATAATGGAAAACTAAATTTAATCAAATTGAGATCTAAATATGGCCTTTCGCTGGCTGGATATGACAATCTTTCATTTACAATATTTGTTTTTGAGTTAGATATGGACAATTACAAGTACACGCTT
It encodes the following:
- a CDS encoding cupin domain-containing protein, yielding MEKRYNARYWIEHLNLKPHPEGGYYRQTYKSELMLDGSFVNGININRPLFTLIYFLLDHDQFSALHRLKSDEVWHFYFGSSLTLYIFSPTGSLEKRFLGPDIGRNQSFQQIVKAGHWFGADIDDKSSYSLVGCSVSPGFDFEDFEMGERDKLLNEFPDHKNLVDRLTRC